From Rubrivirga sp. SAORIC476, a single genomic window includes:
- a CDS encoding energy transducer TonB: MALRKAPSADSARWLVVHRQIGFIASLGIAIVAFTVPLPTGENVTVIEGTNEVIELQDIEQTQQVQPPPPPPAALPPPVEVADDLQIEEEMIEEVVLDLDRSVAPPPTPPAAPPPPPEPPPTPIAPPPPPPPPVVESTEPEIFEVAEIQPELIGGLAGLQARVEYPEFAIRAGIEGQVVVQFVVDERGNVIDPVVLRSPNQLLSDAAVEAILASQFRPGQQQGRPVRVRYAVPVTFTLTRD, encoded by the coding sequence ATGGCCCTCCGCAAAGCCCCGTCCGCCGACTCCGCCCGCTGGCTCGTCGTCCACCGCCAGATCGGCTTCATCGCGTCCCTCGGCATCGCCATCGTCGCCTTCACCGTCCCGCTCCCGACTGGCGAGAACGTGACCGTGATCGAAGGCACGAACGAAGTAATCGAGCTGCAAGACATCGAGCAGACGCAGCAGGTCCAGCCCCCGCCGCCCCCACCCGCCGCGCTTCCGCCGCCCGTGGAGGTGGCCGACGACCTCCAGATCGAGGAGGAGATGATCGAGGAGGTCGTGCTCGACCTCGACAGGAGCGTCGCGCCCCCGCCGACTCCCCCCGCCGCGCCCCCGCCGCCGCCCGAGCCTCCTCCGACGCCGATCGCGCCGCCGCCACCGCCTCCGCCGCCCGTCGTGGAGTCCACCGAGCCCGAGATCTTCGAGGTCGCCGAAATCCAGCCCGAGTTGATCGGTGGCCTGGCCGGACTCCAGGCACGGGTCGAGTACCCCGAGTTCGCCATCCGCGCGGGCATCGAGGGCCAGGTCGTCGTCCAGTTCGTCGTCGACGAGCGCGGGAACGTGATCGACCCGGTCGTCCTGCGGAGCCCCAACCAGCTGCTCTCGGACGCCGCGGTGGAAGCCATCCTCGCGAGCCAGTTCCGGCCCGGCCAGCAGCAGGGCCGCCCCGTCCGGGTCCGCTACGCCGTCCCGGTCACGTTCACCCTCACCAGGGACTGA